In the genome of Paenibacillus pabuli, one region contains:
- a CDS encoding carbohydrate ABC transporter permease, producing the protein MAVSGTDRMVVVPKENYRMQRVRNKTSDLLYSIFRYALVIGISFIILYPLFLKISVAFKDKQDIYNPTIYMIPQHFTLDNIKLAAQVMDYLPLLANTLLFVTITTLLTAISCALAGYGFARFSFPGSNMLFVLVILTILVPTSTLMVPMYLHFRNFDILGMVHLFTGREGINLLNTYWPSMITAATAGGLKAGLFIYIFRQFFKGMPKEIEEAALIDGAGGFRTFARIMLPNAISPLITVILFSFVWQYNDTFYSSLFMSESPLISLKVASLPAQANQLIPQLMGFGSNSGMKADPNYVAMIVDTGILLAIAPLIILYLFVQRYFVESIERSGVVG; encoded by the coding sequence ATGGCTGTGTCGGGAACGGATCGCATGGTGGTGGTACCGAAAGAGAACTATCGCATGCAGAGGGTACGAAACAAGACATCGGACCTCCTGTATTCCATATTCAGATATGCACTGGTGATCGGTATTTCATTTATTATTTTGTATCCGTTATTTCTTAAAATCTCGGTTGCATTCAAGGATAAACAGGATATTTATAATCCGACGATCTATATGATTCCCCAGCATTTTACGCTGGATAATATCAAGCTTGCGGCACAGGTGATGGATTATTTGCCATTGCTGGCGAATACGTTGTTGTTCGTCACCATTACAACGCTGCTCACAGCGATATCCTGTGCGTTAGCCGGGTACGGCTTCGCCCGCTTTTCTTTTCCTGGCAGCAATATGCTGTTTGTGTTGGTCATCCTCACCATTCTCGTTCCTACAAGCACCCTGATGGTGCCGATGTATCTGCATTTCCGCAACTTTGATATCCTGGGAATGGTTCATCTGTTCACGGGGCGAGAAGGGATCAACCTGCTGAATACATATTGGCCGTCCATGATTACCGCGGCTACGGCAGGTGGGCTGAAGGCGGGGCTGTTCATTTATATTTTCCGTCAGTTCTTCAAAGGGATGCCCAAGGAAATTGAGGAAGCTGCGCTGATTGATGGAGCAGGAGGATTTCGGACATTTGCCCGAATTATGCTGCCGAATGCCATTTCACCGCTGATCACGGTCATTCTGTTCTCTTTTGTCTGGCAGTACAACGATACGTTCTATTCCTCGCTATTCATGAGTGAAAGTCCGCTTATCTCGCTGAAGGTCGCTTCCTTGCCAGCCCAGGCGAACCAGTTGATTCCCCAATTGATGGGTTTTGGTTCGAACTCGGGCATGAAGGCAGATCCCAATTATGTTGCCATGATCGTGGATACGGGCATTTTGCTGGCGATTGCACCGCTTATTATTTTGTATTTGTTTGTACAGCGCTATTTCGTGGAGAGTATTGAACGTTCAGGTGTGGTTGGTTAA
- a CDS encoding carbohydrate ABC transporter permease, producing the protein MRALRLSLKSRRALLGLAFISPWLIGFIFLFATPLLQSIRFSLSNLSVAPGGYVLDFVGLKNFKDAILVDATFNRILVDSVGAMLLNVPMILFFSLFTATLLNQKFKGRTMARAIFFLPVILASSAVAAAESAGLINLMGDSSAVESSTEGGASFNVISIVRMLNDVGLPMAYVDYIVEAIMRIYDIVSSSGVQILIFLAALQSVPGSMYEVAKIEGATAYESFWKITFPMVSPLILTNVIYTIIDSFAGSPVTEAIYQTAFKTQNFGLSSAMSWLYTLVIGLVLVVVGWVLSRRVHYN; encoded by the coding sequence ATGAGAGCCCTTCGTTTATCGCTGAAATCCAGGAGAGCGCTGCTTGGACTTGCATTTATTTCGCCATGGCTGATTGGTTTCATCTTCCTGTTCGCCACGCCGCTGCTGCAATCGATCCGGTTCAGTTTGAGCAATTTGTCGGTTGCCCCAGGAGGATATGTACTTGATTTTGTAGGGCTCAAAAATTTCAAGGATGCCATCTTGGTCGATGCTACATTCAACCGGATCTTGGTGGATTCGGTTGGAGCAATGCTGCTGAATGTGCCGATGATTCTGTTCTTCAGTTTATTTACGGCGACACTGCTTAACCAGAAATTCAAGGGTAGAACGATGGCGCGTGCAATCTTCTTTCTGCCGGTCATATTGGCCTCCAGTGCCGTGGCAGCGGCCGAGTCCGCAGGGTTGATCAATCTGATGGGGGACTCCAGTGCGGTTGAATCGTCTACCGAAGGGGGAGCTTCGTTTAACGTCATTTCAATTGTGCGAATGCTGAATGATGTGGGGCTGCCGATGGCATATGTCGATTATATCGTGGAAGCGATTATGCGCATTTACGATATTGTCAGCAGCTCTGGCGTACAGATTCTGATCTTCCTTGCGGCGCTTCAATCGGTACCCGGTTCCATGTACGAAGTGGCCAAAATTGAAGGCGCAACGGCCTATGAATCATTCTGGAAAATTACGTTTCCGATGGTGAGTCCATTGATCCTGACAAATGTCATCTATACCATCATTGATTCCTTCGCAGGCAGCCCGGTGACCGAGGCCATCTATCAGACCGCGTTCAAAACCCAAAACTTCGGTCTGAGCTCAGCCATGTCCTGGCTCTACACGCTGGTCATCGGTCTGGTATTGGTTGTTGTCGGATGGGTGCTGTCACGGCGGGTTCATTACAACTGA
- a CDS encoding GrpB family protein has translation MKEVVVVSKYDPNWVEDYNVEREKIKRVLTSICVDLEHIGSTSVPGLGAKPLIDMMVGVRALDDVQPVHIEALAELGYEYVPKPEFKERLFFRKGQWRAGTHHLHVYMYKSKEWNDNLLFRNALRRDPEVMLAYYALKKKLEQQFRHDRVGYTAAKAPFIQSIIQKARLQEE, from the coding sequence ATGAAAGAAGTTGTGGTTGTATCTAAGTATGACCCGAATTGGGTAGAGGACTATAACGTAGAACGCGAAAAAATCAAGAGGGTTCTAACAAGTATCTGTGTGGATCTGGAACACATTGGCAGTACCTCTGTGCCAGGTCTGGGAGCGAAACCATTAATCGATATGATGGTGGGGGTACGTGCTTTGGACGATGTACAACCAGTACATATTGAAGCATTGGCAGAACTAGGATATGAATATGTGCCCAAGCCGGAGTTTAAGGAGCGCCTGTTTTTTCGTAAAGGACAATGGAGAGCGGGTACTCATCATCTTCATGTATATATGTATAAGAGCAAGGAATGGAATGATAATTTGCTGTTTCGCAATGCTCTCAGGAGAGACCCTGAAGTTATGCTAGCATATTATGCATTGAAAAAGAAACTGGAACAGCAGTTCAGACATGACCGTGTTGGATACACTGCTGCCAAGGCTCCGTTTATTCAATCCATCATTCAGAAGGCCAGATTACAGGAGGAATAA
- a CDS encoding TetR/AcrR family transcriptional regulator, whose protein sequence is MSSKKEMLLNVAEELFYLHGFHSIGLKRIITDAGIAIMTLYNHFDSKDDLIVEVLRRREQRYLEQLRQYADNKAQPVFLSLAEGHARWLMEHESRGCLFLRAKEEFGGDPDNVIVQTVNAHKKYVMTLIKNLDPAASDRAVLQFNLLLEGSTALAETENVNSVCRELIHMTQNSFK, encoded by the coding sequence ATGAGCAGCAAAAAAGAAATGCTGTTGAACGTGGCTGAGGAATTGTTCTACCTCCATGGATTCCATTCCATCGGATTGAAGCGAATCATCACAGATGCCGGGATTGCCATCATGACGTTATACAATCATTTTGACTCCAAGGATGATCTCATTGTTGAAGTCCTTCGGCGCCGGGAACAGCGCTATCTGGAACAGCTGCGGCAGTATGCTGATAACAAAGCGCAGCCCGTATTTCTCAGTTTGGCGGAAGGACATGCACGCTGGTTGATGGAGCATGAGTCGAGAGGATGTTTGTTTTTGCGTGCCAAGGAGGAATTTGGCGGAGATCCAGACAACGTTATTGTGCAAACGGTAAATGCGCATAAAAAATATGTGATGACCTTGATCAAAAATCTTGATCCTGCAGCAAGTGACCGTGCAGTGTTGCAATTTAACCTGCTGCTGGAGGGTTCCACCGCACTCGCTGAGACAGAAAATGTAAATAGCGTATGCCGGGAACTCATTCACATGACGCAAAATAGTTTCAAGTAG
- a CDS encoding glycosyl hydrolase, whose protein sequence is MTESRISSVLVNEAATSEARELMNFLAERYGKGVLSGQQDYGNLNWINENTGRKPAVIGFDLMEYSPSRAQRGATSQEIRDAIAWHQQGGIVTLCWHWNAPTHLIDEPGKEWWRGFYTDATTYDLASALAHPESVEYTLLIQDIDAIAVHLQELKDAGVPVLFRPLHEAEGGWFWWGAKGAEPAKQLYRLMYERLVYTYKLGNLIWVWNSEKPEWYPGDDVVDIVSVDVYPKAGDHSPLAEHYENLRALVNDSKIIALAENGSIPDPKQMKEQGVHWSWFCTWTGEFLKGGNHNTVAYLREVYHSEDVITLDQLPKWSWL, encoded by the coding sequence ATGACGGAGAGCAGGATTAGCAGTGTTCTGGTGAATGAAGCAGCAACTTCTGAGGCCAGAGAACTAATGAATTTTTTGGCAGAGCGTTATGGAAAAGGTGTGCTGTCGGGACAGCAGGATTATGGCAATCTGAACTGGATTAATGAGAATACAGGCCGGAAGCCGGCGGTAATCGGATTCGATCTCATGGAATATTCTCCATCAAGAGCACAGCGAGGTGCGACATCCCAGGAAATTCGGGATGCGATTGCATGGCACCAGCAGGGTGGAATTGTGACATTGTGCTGGCACTGGAATGCACCTACGCATTTGATAGATGAACCAGGCAAGGAATGGTGGCGCGGTTTCTATACCGATGCCACCACTTACGATCTTGCTTCTGCGTTGGCACATCCCGAGTCGGTGGAGTATACCTTATTGATCCAGGATATTGATGCAATTGCAGTACATCTGCAAGAACTAAAGGACGCTGGGGTGCCTGTGTTATTCCGGCCGCTTCATGAAGCGGAAGGAGGCTGGTTCTGGTGGGGAGCCAAAGGGGCTGAACCTGCCAAACAGTTATATCGCCTGATGTATGAACGATTGGTTTATACGTATAAGTTGGGTAATCTGATCTGGGTGTGGAACTCGGAAAAGCCGGAGTGGTATCCCGGTGACGATGTGGTAGATATTGTGAGTGTGGATGTATATCCGAAAGCAGGAGATCACAGCCCACTGGCTGAACATTATGAAAATCTGCGTGCACTTGTAAATGACAGCAAAATCATTGCCTTAGCCGAGAACGGCTCCATTCCTGATCCCAAGCAAATGAAGGAGCAAGGTGTACATTGGAGCTGGTTCTGTACCTGGACGGGAGAATTCCTAAAGGGTGGCAATCATAATACCGTGGCGTATTTGAGAGAAGTATACCATAGCGAAGATGTGATTACGCTGGATCAATTACCGAAGTGGAGTTGGCTTTAG
- a CDS encoding MFS transporter encodes MKKIIFPGIALIAVCYAFGRFSYGLFMPEISETLQLDDAQSGAINSATYIAYCLSLLSAPLLINRIGHYHVIQMAGISAVLGLLGIALSPNAFVLTLGVFLAGLSTGLASPALGNTVYAELAPDQQARGNSWINTGTSFGIIISGPVYWLFTEYWRLTYIFFAVLGVVVVLWNRRVLSTRKTEPCTKSLWACMKPTRPGMALLMASLLTGISSAIYWTFARNFLTDEKGASDSEAVLFWIVMGIMGILGGCAGRIIERIGVGWSYRIGLLLLSVSLGVILLPSMAASLVSAIMFGSTYIFLTSVFIVWATRLFRPNTSIGISLAFLALGAGQFLGSSLAGYTIEMFSNTTAFLAFSVMGLLGLLIRVK; translated from the coding sequence ATGAAAAAAATTATTTTTCCAGGGATTGCCCTTATCGCTGTATGTTATGCATTCGGGAGATTCAGCTATGGGCTGTTTATGCCGGAAATCTCGGAAACACTCCAACTGGACGATGCTCAATCCGGAGCAATTAATTCCGCAACCTACATTGCGTACTGCCTGTCTCTACTTAGTGCTCCACTGTTAATTAATCGCATTGGGCACTATCATGTCATTCAAATGGCGGGTATTAGTGCTGTGCTCGGTTTATTGGGTATTGCCCTATCTCCAAACGCGTTTGTTCTCACATTAGGCGTATTTCTTGCCGGATTAAGTACAGGCTTGGCCTCTCCTGCATTGGGTAACACCGTTTATGCTGAGCTTGCGCCTGATCAGCAAGCCAGGGGGAACAGCTGGATTAACACAGGGACCAGCTTTGGCATCATCATATCCGGTCCGGTCTACTGGCTGTTCACCGAGTATTGGCGTTTGACCTACATCTTCTTCGCTGTTCTCGGAGTAGTGGTGGTGCTGTGGAATAGACGTGTTCTCTCCACGCGCAAAACAGAGCCATGTACCAAGTCCCTCTGGGCCTGCATGAAGCCGACCAGACCGGGTATGGCTCTGCTTATGGCATCCCTTCTGACAGGCATCAGTTCTGCGATCTATTGGACCTTTGCCCGAAACTTCCTTACGGACGAAAAAGGGGCCTCCGATTCGGAAGCCGTACTGTTCTGGATTGTGATGGGGATTATGGGGATTCTCGGCGGGTGTGCTGGCCGTATTATTGAACGCATTGGAGTTGGATGGTCCTATCGAATAGGCCTTCTGCTCTTGTCAGTTTCACTTGGCGTTATCCTTCTTCCTTCGATGGCCGCCAGCCTGGTCTCAGCCATTATGTTTGGCAGTACCTATATTTTTCTGACCAGTGTATTCATCGTATGGGCGACCAGGCTATTTCGTCCAAATACGTCCATTGGGATCAGCCTTGCTTTTCTTGCGCTCGGTGCAGGGCAATTTCTGGGTTCATCGTTAGCGGGTTACACCATTGAGATGTTCTCCAATACCACAGCTTTTCTGGCCTTTTCCGTAATGGGTCTGCTCGGATTACTTATTCGAGTGAAATAG
- a CDS encoding PH domain-containing protein: MLGIKVEQIEHHLVIRWQFSKIEIPISDIRAVTLDDTYGGREPSAVRIGAAYGASETILIRTTHQSYILFTSNEALFPKISAILSNNAGERNASNLQHANESSAP, translated from the coding sequence ATGTTAGGTATCAAAGTAGAACAGATAGAACATCACCTTGTGATTCGCTGGCAGTTTTCCAAAATAGAAATTCCCATCTCAGATATTAGAGCAGTTACCCTTGATGATACATATGGTGGCCGCGAACCATCAGCTGTTCGAATCGGCGCAGCGTATGGCGCTTCCGAAACAATTCTAATCCGCACAACCCATCAATCCTACATCCTGTTTACTTCCAATGAGGCTTTATTTCCAAAAATCAGTGCCATACTATCCAATAATGCAGGTGAGCGGAATGCGTCAAACTTGCAACATGCTAACGAATCTAGCGCACCTTAA
- a CDS encoding DUF5696 domain-containing protein, with amino-acid sequence MNKRQGIYTVLASGAAVILIAAGLLYINNRGVPAVEAAAYLEAATEAVPAETESLQYLTDSSEGVPGMRLVVEDEGLALYYNEETTEIAIRDGASGQIWYSNPNERNQDGLASGYEKEVLSSQLNVSFRDAIGTLENFPNFSSSISNKQFEAANVDQGIRVTYTLGDTSLGIDALPRLISKQRLEEKVLSKLDATVARYTSARYYPSKNNPDVLERLDGQISKQLVLNKMLDAFETAGYTADDLAFDNEENGVEGGGTSDKPSFVIPVEYRLDQGSLLVTVPLSQVKESGQYRIRNIDLLAYFGAADTKGEGYMFVPDGSGSLIHLNNGKIKEEQYVQRVYGADPNDNSLSRPQVSESVHMPVFGLKNGEHAWFAVIEKGDGIASISADIGGRQNSYNHVYGTFSLRGEDELEIYTSQKMQEIQLLSEEPFRGDIQVRYHFLNGKDASYSGMARLYQQQLVGQNVLKPLEDESVLPFYVNVLGAVDKKASFLGVPYRTTLAMTTYEQAAEMAAKLQQEGVNRVQMRYQGWFGGGFSHHTPTQVKLDSEVGSRSELHDLSEQLKQSGGALFPDVAFQRIYHDDWNFAPSSDAARFVTKETAELYPYSPALNRMDQSKDSYYLLSSAKLPYVVNEFARKVNKLELSALSLRDLGQVLSSDYRDSRVIHRETAKNIVKEQLGRLQQEYPNMMLSSANAYAWGYAQHIVDAPSGSSRFNITDEEVPFYEMVIHGYMDYAAPAMNMSGDQDLRKQLLRSLELGSAPQFQWTYEPSSKLKLTNYDSAYATDFAYWVDDAAALYKEANEVLGHLRIQSMSEHERVQDGVVRVTYSGGSSILINYTDDPVTIDGITVGGADYAVEGVNR; translated from the coding sequence GTGAACAAAAGGCAAGGAATATATACGGTGCTGGCCAGCGGTGCTGCTGTGATCCTGATCGCGGCTGGACTGCTGTATATCAATAACAGGGGAGTACCTGCCGTGGAAGCAGCGGCTTATCTTGAAGCGGCAACAGAGGCTGTACCAGCCGAGACGGAATCATTGCAATACCTTACCGATTCTTCAGAGGGTGTGCCGGGTATGCGACTGGTCGTCGAAGACGAGGGACTGGCGCTGTATTACAACGAGGAAACGACGGAAATTGCCATTCGTGATGGAGCGAGTGGACAGATATGGTACAGCAATCCGAACGAACGTAATCAGGATGGCCTGGCTTCCGGTTATGAAAAGGAAGTTCTGTCCTCCCAACTGAACGTGTCATTTCGGGATGCGATCGGTACGCTGGAGAACTTTCCAAACTTCAGCTCCAGTATCAGCAACAAACAGTTCGAAGCTGCCAATGTGGATCAGGGTATTCGTGTTACATACACACTTGGCGATACCTCGCTTGGTATTGATGCCCTGCCCAGGCTGATCAGCAAACAACGTCTGGAGGAGAAAGTTCTTTCCAAACTGGATGCCACAGTCGCAAGATATACCTCTGCCCGCTACTATCCATCCAAGAATAATCCGGATGTGCTGGAACGGCTGGATGGACAGATTTCAAAGCAGCTTGTGCTGAACAAGATGCTGGATGCCTTTGAGACGGCGGGTTATACCGCAGACGATCTTGCTTTTGACAATGAGGAGAATGGGGTCGAAGGCGGGGGCACATCAGATAAACCAAGCTTCGTCATTCCGGTGGAATATCGGCTGGATCAGGGTTCGCTGCTTGTAACCGTGCCTCTAAGCCAGGTGAAAGAGAGCGGTCAATACCGTATTCGCAATATCGATCTGCTTGCTTACTTTGGTGCCGCGGATACGAAAGGTGAGGGTTATATGTTTGTACCTGATGGTTCGGGGAGTCTGATCCATCTGAATAACGGAAAGATCAAGGAGGAGCAGTACGTACAGCGTGTGTACGGTGCAGATCCGAATGACAATTCACTCAGTCGCCCGCAGGTCAGTGAATCTGTCCATATGCCTGTCTTTGGTTTGAAGAACGGTGAACATGCCTGGTTTGCCGTGATTGAAAAAGGAGATGGTATAGCCAGTATCTCTGCGGATATTGGAGGCAGGCAAAATAGCTACAACCACGTCTACGGCACGTTCTCCCTGCGGGGTGAGGATGAGCTGGAGATATATACCTCACAAAAGATGCAGGAGATTCAGCTGTTAAGCGAGGAACCATTCCGCGGAGATATTCAGGTGCGATACCATTTTCTCAACGGCAAGGATGCCAGTTATTCCGGGATGGCCCGCTTATATCAGCAGCAATTGGTGGGGCAGAACGTACTGAAACCGCTGGAGGACGAGTCGGTCTTACCTTTTTACGTGAATGTGTTAGGTGCAGTGGACAAAAAAGCTTCGTTTCTGGGTGTACCTTATCGAACCACATTGGCAATGACCACATATGAACAAGCGGCTGAAATGGCTGCGAAGCTGCAGCAGGAGGGTGTAAACCGCGTGCAAATGCGGTATCAGGGATGGTTTGGCGGAGGTTTCAGCCACCATACACCGACCCAGGTCAAGCTGGACAGTGAAGTGGGCAGTCGTTCCGAGCTGCATGATCTGTCAGAGCAACTGAAGCAGTCCGGTGGAGCGTTATTCCCTGATGTGGCGTTTCAGCGTATTTATCACGATGATTGGAACTTTGCCCCATCCTCTGATGCAGCGCGATTTGTAACCAAGGAAACAGCTGAATTGTATCCCTATAGTCCTGCCCTCAACCGGATGGATCAGAGCAAAGACAGTTATTATCTGTTATCGTCCGCCAAGCTGCCGTATGTGGTGAACGAGTTTGCCAGGAAAGTCAATAAACTGGAACTCAGCGCATTATCGCTGCGTGATCTCGGGCAGGTATTGAGCTCGGATTATCGCGATAGTCGTGTCATCCACAGGGAGACTGCGAAGAACATTGTGAAGGAGCAGCTGGGTAGACTGCAGCAGGAGTATCCGAACATGATGTTATCATCCGCTAACGCCTATGCCTGGGGATATGCGCAGCATATTGTTGATGCTCCCTCAGGCTCCAGCCGATTTAACATTACCGATGAGGAAGTTCCTTTTTATGAAATGGTCATTCATGGATATATGGATTATGCTGCTCCCGCAATGAATATGTCAGGGGATCAGGATCTGCGCAAACAGCTGCTCCGCAGTCTGGAGCTGGGCTCAGCTCCGCAATTTCAATGGACGTATGAACCGTCGTCCAAGCTGAAGCTGACCAATTATGATTCGGCTTATGCCACTGACTTTGCCTATTGGGTAGATGACGCGGCTGCATTATACAAGGAAGCGAATGAGGTATTAGGTCATTTGAGGATCCAATCAATGAGTGAGCATGAACGAGTTCAGGATGGTGTTGTACGAGTCACCTATAGTGGCGGTTCATCGATCTTGATCAATTACACGGATGATCCGGTAACAATTGATGGAATTACCGTTGGAGGGGCGGACTATGCCGTGGAAGGAGTGAACCGATGA
- a CDS encoding formylglycine-generating enzyme family protein — protein MHDRLPMKPSSCCCAASRGGKLEEKSLSEETAASVEAAKDKPSSHTNSTADFKIALTDRAEKKESIRIEGGRFLMGTNDPEAFEADGEGPVREVQVNSFYLDACTVTNAEFVQFVRETGYRTEAERFGWSFVFHLFVSPKTATQVRNVVQQTPWWWVVEGADWAHPEGPDSNVNDRAEHPVIHISWNDANAYCLWAGKRLPTEAEWEYAARGGLIQKKYPWGDTLRPNGQHYCNIWQGVFPTKNNAADGYAGTAPSQSFSPNAYGLYNMSGNVWEWCADNYVTDHEKFTVADTEQSSNEERKVLKGGSYLCHRSYCNRYRVAARIPNTPDTSTGHIGFRCAADV, from the coding sequence ATGCATGATCGGCTGCCAATGAAACCTTCTTCCTGCTGCTGCGCTGCAAGCCGGGGCGGCAAGCTGGAGGAAAAGAGTTTGTCAGAGGAAACGGCTGCGTCGGTAGAGGCTGCCAAGGACAAGCCATCCAGTCATACCAACTCTACAGCTGATTTCAAGATAGCTCTAACCGATAGAGCAGAGAAGAAAGAAAGCATTCGTATTGAAGGTGGACGTTTTCTGATGGGCACAAATGACCCCGAAGCTTTTGAAGCTGACGGGGAAGGCCCTGTGAGGGAAGTTCAGGTGAACTCCTTTTATCTGGATGCTTGTACGGTAACCAATGCGGAATTTGTACAGTTTGTACGTGAGACCGGGTATCGGACTGAGGCAGAACGGTTTGGCTGGTCTTTTGTTTTCCATCTGTTTGTATCTCCGAAAACGGCGACTCAAGTTCGAAATGTGGTACAACAGACACCCTGGTGGTGGGTCGTTGAAGGTGCAGACTGGGCTCATCCCGAAGGACCCGATTCTAATGTAAACGATCGCGCTGAGCATCCGGTTATTCATATCTCCTGGAATGATGCTAATGCCTATTGCCTCTGGGCGGGTAAACGTCTGCCCACAGAAGCGGAATGGGAGTATGCAGCACGGGGTGGCCTGATCCAGAAGAAATATCCTTGGGGCGATACATTAAGGCCGAATGGCCAACACTATTGCAACATCTGGCAGGGTGTATTTCCAACGAAAAATAACGCAGCCGATGGTTATGCAGGCACCGCTCCATCCCAATCATTCTCTCCCAATGCATATGGACTGTACAATATGTCAGGCAATGTGTGGGAGTGGTGCGCAGACAATTACGTAACGGATCATGAGAAATTTACAGTTGCTGACACGGAACAATCTTCCAATGAAGAACGCAAGGTGTTAAAAGGCGGTTCCTACCTATGCCATCGATCCTATTGCAATCGCTATAGAGTGGCAGCGAGAATCCCCAACACGCCTGATACATCTACTGGGCATATTGGTTTCAGATGCGCAGCGGATGTATAG